One region of Triticum aestivum cultivar Chinese Spring chromosome 6B, IWGSC CS RefSeq v2.1, whole genome shotgun sequence genomic DNA includes:
- the LOC123139372 gene encoding bidirectional sugar transporter SWEET6b-like has protein sequence MVSADVARNIVGIIGNVISFGLFLSPVPTFWRICKAKDVEEFKPDPYLATLMNCLLWFFYGLPIVHPNSTLVLTINGIGLVIEGAYIIMFIIYAAKNTRWKMLGVLAIEAAFMAAVVAGVLVGAHTHEKRSMIVGILCVIFGSIMYASPLTIMGKVIRTKSVEYMPFFLSLVNFLNGLCWTGYALIKFDIYITIPNALGTIFGLVQLILYGYYYRSTPKKGKNVELPTILTKNAVTSGNVSVTIEK, from the exons ATGGTTTCCGCCGACGTGGCCCGCAACATCGTGGGCATCATTGGCAATGTCATCTCCTTCGGCCTCTTCCTCTCCCCTGT GCCGACGTTCTGGCGTATCTgcaaggccaaggacgtggaggAGTTCAAGCCGGACCCCTACCTGGCGACGCTCATGAACTGCCTGCTCTGGTTCTTCTACGGGCTCCCTATCGTCCACCCCAACAGCACCCTCGTCCTCACCATCAACGGCATCGGCCTCGTCATCGAGGGCGCCTACATCATCATGTTCATCATCTACGCGGCCAAGAACACAAGG TGGAAGATGCTCGGCGTGCTCGCCATCGAGGCGGCGTTCATGGCTGCCGTGGTGGCCGGTGTGCTCGTCGGCGCCCACACCCACGAGAAGCGCTCCATGATCGTAGGCATCCTCTGCGTCATCTTCGGCTCCATCATGTACGCCTCCCCGCTCACCATCATG GGTAAAGTGATCAGGACCAAGAGTGTGGAGTACATGCCGTTCTTCCTGTCACTGGTAAACTTCCTCAACGGTCTCTGCTGGACGGGCTATGCGCTAATCAAGTTTGACATCTACATCACG ATCCCCAATGCCCTTGGTACAATCTTCGGCCTCGTCCAGCTGATCCTCTACGGGTACTACTACAGATCTACCCCCAAGAAGGGCAAGAACGTCGAACTGCCCACCATCCTCACCAAAAACGCCGTTACCAGTGGCAACGTCTCGGTCACCATTGAGAAATAA